A window of Solanum stenotomum isolate F172 chromosome 3, ASM1918654v1, whole genome shotgun sequence contains these coding sequences:
- the LOC125858949 gene encoding uncharacterized protein LOC125858949 translates to MERVFEQLECSDVAKFKYAISLLQKDAYDWWVSVLNAKVKPHVLTWDDFLREFCMKYVPPAYCDEKKKEFLNLRQRGMSIVEYEERFLRLSRYAGGIIKEEKDKCRKFDDGLNNSIRKNVVILQHEKFYFGGPSKRGRFDNSKAGSDNRPPQQRQNRSKFSIASTPNYAQGKPRVPTCPQCRKNRYGTCRRASGACFNCGSFDHKVKDCPNPDNAPSLRTEGSVHKPSINPPQTNRGARPKNTQTAGKSGANQAGGQRATTHLCYEAEG, encoded by the exons ATGGAGAGGGTATTTGAGCAGTTAGAGTGTTCAGATGTTGCAAAATTTAAGTATGCTATTTCACTATTACAAAAGGATGCTTACGATTGGTGGGTAAGTGTTCTGAATGCCAAGGTAAAACCTCACGTTCTTACTTGGGATGATTTTCTTAGGGAATTTTGTATGAAGTATGTCCCACCTGCTTATTgtgatgaaaagaaaaaggagtttTTGAATCTAAGGCAACGAGGCATGTCTATTGTTGAATACGAAGAGAGGTTTCTAAGGCTCTCTCGCTATGCTGGTGGTattattaaagaggaaaaagacaagtgcaGGAAGTTTGACGACGGTTTAAATAATTCCATTAGGAAGAATGTGGTGATCCTGCAACATGAAAAATTTT attttgggggtccATCCAAAAGGGGAAGGTTTGATAATTCTAAGGCTGGTAGTGATAACAGGCCACCTCAACAAAGGCAAAACAGATCAAAATTTTCTATAGCTAGCACTCCAAATTATGCCCAAGGCAAACCTCGCGTTCCCACTTGTCCACAATGTAGAAAGAATCGTTATGGTACTTGCAGGAGAGCTTCTGgtgcatgtttcaattgtgGGAGCTTTGATCATAAAGTGAAGGATTGTCCTAATCCTGATAATGCTCCATCGTTGAGAACTGAAGGCTCAGTTCATAAGCCTTCTATCAATCCTCCTCAAACTAATAGAGGTGCAAGACCTAAAAACACCCAGACAGCAGGTAAAAGTGGAGCTAATCAAGCTGGTGGGCAAAGGGCTACTACACACTTATGCTATGAGGCAGAGGGATGA